The proteins below are encoded in one region of Amycolatopsis magusensis:
- a CDS encoding O-methyltransferase: MHSDTHLDDLGVFVEGYLPDDDVLVASRARSAELGCAPVGAACGATLSFLAATLQARAVVEIGTGVGVSGLYLHRGMAEDGVLTSIDIEPEFHRAARKTFLEAGLPPGRTRLIMGRALDVLPRLTAGGYDLVFVDAARAEYPHYFEQGVQLLRPGGVIAFHNLLSGVRNGRDPETLAMRDVARAVRESDRLVPAVLPVGGGLLVASVLSAP, from the coding sequence GTGCACTCCGACACACACCTGGACGACCTGGGCGTCTTCGTCGAGGGCTACCTGCCCGACGACGACGTGCTGGTCGCGTCGCGCGCCAGGTCGGCCGAGCTGGGCTGCGCCCCGGTCGGTGCGGCCTGCGGGGCCACGTTGAGCTTTCTCGCCGCGACGCTGCAGGCCAGGGCGGTGGTGGAGATCGGGACCGGCGTCGGGGTCAGCGGGCTCTACCTGCACCGGGGCATGGCCGAGGACGGCGTGCTCACCTCCATCGACATCGAGCCCGAGTTCCACCGGGCCGCCCGCAAGACCTTCCTCGAGGCCGGACTGCCGCCGGGGCGCACCCGGCTGATCATGGGCCGCGCGCTCGACGTGCTGCCGCGGCTCACCGCGGGCGGCTACGACCTGGTCTTCGTGGACGCCGCGAGGGCCGAATACCCGCACTACTTCGAACAGGGCGTGCAGCTGCTGCGACCGGGTGGCGTGATCGCCTTCCACAACCTGCTGTCCGGGGTCCGCAACGGCCGCGATCCGGAGACGCTGGCCATGCGTGACGTGGCGCGGGCGGTGCGGGAGAGCGATCGGCTGGTGCCCGCGGTGCTGCCCGTCGGCGGTGGACTGCTGGTCGCGTCGGTGCTCTCAGCGCCGTGA
- the sigE gene encoding RNA polymerase sigma factor SigE: MEVPSPTMQKSTQVEPVAVDEAAWTPPSWDEVVREHADRVYRLAYRLTGNTHDAEDLTQETFIRVFRSLANYKPGTFEGWLHRITTNLFLDMARRRSRVRMEGLPEDTDRIVGDDPSPEQVYSDTHLDPDLQAALDELPPEFRAAVVLCDVEGLSYEEIGATLGVKLGTVRSRIHRGRQALRASLERARAMKREAIPVGAPA; the protein is encoded by the coding sequence ATGGAGGTGCCTTCCCCCACGATGCAGAAGAGCACGCAGGTCGAGCCGGTGGCCGTGGACGAGGCCGCCTGGACACCGCCGTCCTGGGACGAGGTCGTGCGCGAGCACGCCGACCGCGTCTACCGGCTGGCGTACCGCCTCACCGGTAACACCCACGACGCCGAGGACCTCACCCAGGAGACGTTCATCCGGGTGTTCCGCTCGCTGGCCAACTACAAGCCCGGCACCTTCGAGGGCTGGCTGCACCGCATCACCACCAACCTCTTCCTCGACATGGCCCGCCGCCGCTCCAGGGTGCGCATGGAGGGCCTCCCCGAGGACACCGACCGCATCGTGGGCGACGACCCGAGCCCCGAGCAGGTCTACTCGGACACCCACCTCGACCCCGACCTGCAGGCCGCGCTGGACGAGCTCCCGCCGGAGTTCCGCGCCGCGGTCGTGCTGTGCGACGTCGAGGGCCTGTCGTACGAGGAGATCGGCGCCACGCTCGGGGTCAAGCTCGGCACCGTGCGCAGCCGCATCCACCGCGGCAGGCAGGCCCTCCGTGCCTCGCTGGAGCGCGCGCGGGCGATGAAGCGTGAAGCGATCCCCGTGGGGGCGCCGGCATGA
- a CDS encoding anti-sigma factor family protein yields MTEARGWGLPESHLLPDAVVAFVDGELSLGARDRASSHIARCPSCAGDVAAQRQARAEVKRADAPAMSAGFLASLRDIPQHTELRTTPDNLAITEDGQLVAIQRPDRVAGLRDGSAPLGSTAPLGNSRNVLGGGRFGVSGRRAAQGAGVVVSGLVLSALALVATSGTDGGDVATDPKQDPLSGVLPAQFGAYPVPSSLAPPSSSASASTKAGVPTGR; encoded by the coding sequence ATGACCGAAGCGCGCGGTTGGGGACTGCCCGAGTCGCATCTGCTGCCCGACGCGGTGGTCGCGTTCGTCGACGGTGAGCTCTCCCTCGGCGCGCGGGACCGCGCGTCGAGCCACATCGCCCGCTGCCCTTCGTGCGCGGGTGACGTGGCCGCGCAGCGCCAGGCCCGCGCGGAGGTCAAGCGCGCGGACGCCCCCGCCATGTCGGCGGGGTTCCTGGCGAGCCTTCGTGACATCCCCCAGCACACCGAGCTGCGTACCACCCCGGACAACCTGGCGATCACCGAGGACGGTCAGCTGGTCGCCATCCAGCGGCCGGACCGGGTGGCCGGGCTCCGGGACGGCTCCGCGCCGCTCGGTTCCACGGCACCGCTGGGCAATTCGCGCAACGTCCTCGGCGGCGGCCGCTTCGGCGTCTCCGGGCGCCGGGCCGCGCAGGGCGCCGGTGTGGTCGTCTCCGGGCTGGTGCTCAGCGCGCTGGCACTGGTGGCCACCTCCGGCACCGACGGCGGTGACGTCGCCACCGATCCCAAGCAGGACCCGCTCTCCGGCGTGCTGCCCGCCCAGTTCGGCGCGTACCCCGTGCCCTCGAGCCTGGCGCCGCCGTCCTCCTCGGCCTCGGCCAGCACCAAGGCCGGCGTGCCGACCGGCCGCTGA
- a CDS encoding S1C family serine protease codes for MSQQPNPQQDPSGAPRREDRLVPRPLERPPVDPAQASVFGRPRGVDGAFDRLYTPDARNGKAKQVTLAPPPPESLAEAFRRPPDAPGVVLQRPVGDQGGAGATEAEAPLWSKPADPWRDPNAGALLGGPAVATEEPAKEDPEERPRGAMLSLPEVLFGRQVKPTALALLGVIALLIGAVGGLTGWWLSDRGDALTGELNIAEAEAGKERPPGSVAEVAQRVAPAVVSLEIRIGEGGGSGSGVVIDPQGYILTNDHVVSMAVKDQSAKITAVFINGARSEARVVGTDPKTDLAVVKVNVPDPVVVQVGKSADLAVGDSVLAVGSPLGLENTVTSGIVSALNRPIGMPGENGGPPSNYGAIQTDAPINPGNSGGALVDSTGALVGINTSILGGGEGQGGNIGIGFAIPIDQAIRISRSLIEQGSVKHADLGLNAASVAANTSEGAQVQNVAPGGPAAGAGIAEGDVITKVGDRIVRTATELTVVVREHNIGDVVPVQLSRQGRQLVVDVTLGSD; via the coding sequence ATGAGCCAGCAGCCCAACCCGCAGCAGGACCCGTCCGGCGCGCCGCGGCGCGAGGACAGGCTCGTCCCCAGGCCACTGGAGCGCCCGCCGGTGGATCCGGCGCAGGCGTCGGTCTTCGGCAGGCCGCGTGGCGTCGACGGCGCCTTCGACCGGCTCTACACGCCGGACGCGCGCAACGGCAAGGCGAAGCAGGTCACGCTCGCGCCGCCGCCCCCCGAATCGCTGGCCGAGGCCTTCCGCCGGCCGCCGGACGCCCCCGGGGTGGTGCTGCAGCGCCCGGTCGGTGACCAGGGCGGCGCGGGAGCCACCGAGGCCGAGGCGCCCCTGTGGTCGAAGCCCGCGGACCCGTGGCGCGACCCGAACGCGGGCGCGCTGCTCGGCGGCCCGGCGGTCGCGACCGAGGAACCGGCCAAGGAAGACCCCGAGGAGCGCCCGCGTGGCGCGATGCTCAGCCTGCCCGAGGTGCTGTTCGGCAGGCAGGTCAAACCCACCGCGCTGGCGCTGCTCGGCGTGATCGCGCTGCTGATCGGCGCGGTCGGCGGGCTGACCGGCTGGTGGCTGTCCGATCGCGGGGACGCGCTGACCGGTGAGCTGAACATCGCCGAGGCCGAGGCGGGCAAGGAGCGTCCGCCGGGCTCGGTGGCCGAGGTCGCGCAGCGGGTGGCGCCCGCGGTGGTGTCGCTCGAGATCCGGATCGGCGAGGGTGGTGGCAGCGGTTCTGGCGTGGTCATCGACCCGCAGGGCTACATCCTCACCAACGACCACGTGGTCTCGATGGCGGTCAAGGACCAGTCCGCGAAGATCACCGCGGTGTTCATCAACGGCGCGCGGAGCGAGGCGAGGGTGGTCGGCACCGACCCGAAGACCGACCTCGCGGTGGTCAAGGTGAACGTGCCGGACCCGGTGGTGGTGCAGGTGGGCAAGTCCGCCGACCTCGCCGTCGGTGACTCGGTGCTGGCCGTGGGCTCGCCGCTGGGCCTGGAGAACACGGTGACCAGCGGCATCGTCAGCGCGCTGAACCGGCCGATCGGCATGCCGGGCGAGAACGGCGGGCCGCCGTCGAACTACGGCGCCATCCAGACCGACGCGCCGATCAACCCGGGCAACTCCGGTGGCGCGCTGGTCGATTCGACCGGGGCGCTGGTCGGCATCAACACCTCGATCCTCGGTGGCGGCGAGGGCCAGGGCGGCAACATCGGCATCGGCTTCGCCATCCCGATCGACCAGGCCATCCGGATTAGCCGGTCGCTGATCGAGCAGGGCTCGGTCAAGCACGCCGACCTGGGCCTGAACGCGGCTTCGGTGGCGGCGAACACCTCGGAGGGCGCGCAGGTGCAGAACGTCGCGCCGGGCGGTCCCGCCGCGGGGGCGGGCATCGCCGAAGGTGACGTGATCACCAAGGTCGGGGACCGGATCGTGCGGACGGCGACCGAGTTGACCGTGGTGGTGCGGGAGCACAACATCGGGGATGTGGTGCCGGTCCAGTTGTCGCGGCAGGGCAGGCAGTTGGTGGTCGACGTCACGCTGGGCTCGGACTGA
- the tatB gene encoding Sec-independent protein translocase protein TatB, giving the protein MFESVGWGEILVLIVAGLFILGPERLPEAAAWLGKSMRKVRDFASGARQQLKDEMGPEFEEYRKPLEDLRQLRNFDPKRAVTQHLFDGDPDPLGLNTTNGNGGPDPVKPNGHPAAASTTPEPLKPGEKPPVDPDAT; this is encoded by the coding sequence GTGTTCGAGAGCGTTGGCTGGGGCGAGATCCTGGTCCTCATCGTGGCCGGGCTGTTCATTCTGGGCCCGGAACGGCTGCCCGAAGCGGCGGCGTGGCTCGGGAAGAGCATGCGCAAGGTGCGTGACTTCGCCAGTGGCGCGCGGCAGCAGCTCAAGGACGAGATGGGGCCCGAGTTCGAGGAGTACCGGAAGCCGCTGGAAGACCTGCGGCAACTCCGCAACTTCGACCCGAAGCGGGCCGTCACCCAGCACCTGTTCGACGGTGACCCGGACCCGCTGGGCCTGAACACCACCAACGGCAACGGCGGCCCGGACCCGGTGAAGCCGAACGGCCACCCAGCCGCCGCCTCCACCACCCCAGAACCCCTGAAACCCGGCGAAAAACCCCCCGTCGACCCAGACGCCACCTAA